TGTAACACAGTCCTAAGAATCAATAAAGCTTCGGTTTGCTtctccaaaataataataataataaagcttTGGTTTGGACTAGTGGCAGTCTAATTTTTGACGGCGTTGACGGAAAATCAAAAGAGAGGGATGAAATGCGTTAGGCGGGGAGGGCAGCATATACTACATAAACCCTGGAGTGGTGATTAACGCCTTAACGGTGGAAGACCTTAGGGTTTAAGCAGCAGCACCAGCTAGAGCTTCCCCATGGAGGCGACATCCGGACTTATTTTAATTTGAGGTATTGGGCTTTCGTTTTGcgtaaaataataaattaaccAGCCTTGCTTGCTAAATGGACCACTTGGAACGGGGGGACGTGTAATGGAGCTGTCTTCTTAAACGAGTTGTTCCCAATGGGATGGGCTCTATAACTGGGAACGCCCATGggcccctttttccttttttgggtgCAGTTTATCGTTCCCCTGTTCGACACTTCGAATCTAAATATCTAGTCTATGACGTAACTTCTTTATTGGTTTTacattattatcattttatgtCTCAATGTTTACTTTACAGTTTACACCGTTGCCTCGTAAGTAATATTCTGCAAAGAGGATAGCTAGCAAGAACTGCTATCTCCTCGTATATATAGGCACCTCAAGTTTCACTAAATCCAATAAAATTTGAACAGGATTGCGGCTGCTATAGTTACTGAATTTTACTTGATCATACAATGTTGTAGAACTCGAATCTACTTGACCAATATCAATTTGctgagaaagaagaagaagatccAGCACGCTTGTGTGCCGGATCAGGTAACAAAAAATGTACTCACCCAAATTTGAGAGTTCTAATAGCAATGCAAACTGTGCATTAATACACACATTACAAGCTGAATCAAGAAGGCTTCATTTTGTCTACTGCTGcatctattattattattattattattattttacacaTATTATCTTTTGGTATCGAAAGACTCATTTTCACATTAGATAATTAATTCTTAAGCATTCCCTGACTGACCCTTCTAGTAGATGCATGCTGATCGTTTTACCTTCAGCCTGGATAACTTGTAACCCAGAGTTTACTGCCCTGTTGCATAtgaaaattggagaaagaaAAGTCAGACGAAAAAACAAGCAAGATCCGGTGAATGTGGCATTGCTGCCTACAAGTTTGATTGCAGCTGCGTAAGACACTCCAGGACAAATGTGATATCTAACTAAAGGTTACTTAGATATGGACAAGACGGGAATGAATGTAGGGTAGGGTCAGATAAAAGCCAGAAAAATGTATAAAGGTTTCATAGATGAAAAGAACCAATAGATAATTGTGTAGGGTCTGGTAGAGTATCCGGATTGGAGTTGAAAATGAGAGGCTTGCGGTTTGTACCCCACATGGAATGCTTTGAGTTTGAACTAGTTGGCATGGCATGTTCTCCAAAATAAGAGCTCAGATTAGATCTCATGCGGGCAAATTTTTTAATCTTAAAAGTCCAGGATAAGAAACTGGATAGCCAGGCATTGCCTTTTTGGGATATGATAGGCAGTTTGGTGACAGGAATTGTTTTTATTATCTAACCAGGGAAATGGTGATGCATGAAAATAATAAACTAAATTGAACCTTTCTGGTGTCAAATCCTCCAAGTCTAATGCAAATCTTGTTTAGGCATGTAATGATGTCACAATAACGAGTGTCCACTTTTGCAATCATGTAAAAGTTTTCACACTTTTAAGGTTTTTTGACCATATAGACATTCTGTATGAAGGATGCTTCCTGCATTGCTTATAGATTTTGCATGAAAATCTGAGAAATCTGTCTGCACGTTTAAGGTTATGATTCTTCATTTTTGGAATGGGGTAAAAGAACTAAATTTACGTACCTGAGTCTGCATCCTGTGGCTTGATGGCTCAGCGTTTGTTTCTGCCTGACCTGTAATTTGGAAATGGAACATTGCCAGACTCGATGTGCTTGAGGTCTTCCACAAGGATTTGATAGTGCCTTTTCACTTCCTCCTCAGTTTTCCCTACCGCCCTAGCAACATTTTGCCAACGGTCTGCGGTATCCTTGTCATATTTAGCAAGGGCCTTTTCaaacaatttattttctttggctgtccatgaagaggaagaagagaggGAATTTGATGCCATTGCTTGCCCAAGCTTCAAGTATGGCTATTAAATGCAAAGCTGGAAAGTTGAAGCTAGAATGTATGTGTTGGGAGCTGGATGAATCTTGCAAAAAGAAACACGAGAGAAAGGAGGTTTTTTCTGGTCAAGAAATAGACTTGAAGTCAAGGGAAGTTATGGAGAACCGTTTCCAAGTGAGCTGTTTATAAGCTAGAGGAAAGGTGGTGGGGCTTTGCCAATTGGAGAATATATTTTGCAAAAGCCAGAATAAGGAGTGACCCGTCCGCTCTAGAAACCACAAAATatagagagagaggaag
This sequence is a window from Coffea eugenioides isolate CCC68of chromosome 7, Ceug_1.0, whole genome shotgun sequence. Protein-coding genes within it:
- the LOC113778540 gene encoding protein RADIALIS-like 3, whose protein sequence is MASNSLSSSSSWTAKENKLFEKALAKYDKDTADRWQNVARAVGKTEEEVKRHYQILVEDLKHIESGNVPFPNYRSGRNKR